One Scylla paramamosain isolate STU-SP2022 chromosome 6, ASM3559412v1, whole genome shotgun sequence DNA segment encodes these proteins:
- the LOC135101051 gene encoding uncharacterized protein LOC135101051, whose amino-acid sequence MGVTAKDKRWDSSRPEVKADMSGMVLLLWGNFLHFKGGSVAAAGNCNARLKREEAEKSWDSGTERAGPSGHVKVWLLKTRAVHTTGGWPSEKDNRCLQESDTSVAGIMGVPSRSRKMTLVEALLLLIVLVRGVAEAVWSYEHPETWEDRCQGVTQSPLNFTDVFPISPPPFVFENYGLVNISLENNGHALNVKLDPPPIHRPRVSGGGLKGKYVLDAFHFHWGKRHDLGSEHLLMGCAFSGEMHFVHYKEEYGTVQEALNHPDGLAVLGVWLRESWSDPESISDLLAARADKHLGGAVSWRGEEPYRYSVEEHAAAAYYWLTNLSPSSATVQDAHVHVHLRQLLPFDDSIFYRYEGSLTTPPCTENVMWTVFQESVVLPRPLLQGLRKLTTPIPPEEIEHNLADHDIAHSLSNNFRPTQPLGNRTLYFSGTEAERATTCSIPQRSRTTCLDFPDVVISEAGVEEEVCHRTPLDLHLSDAEVIVSPTLSWKRLGTCRTVSVVNDGRIVRVRYSTRAPQWQLTGGNLTVTYYLGEMVLRLGSKHLLGGLSFPLEAQLIHYNSKYSNLQEALSHPDGVVVVVKFFQEPVSSWDGSWSKHLFSGHNKILHNIFEALEVEEEGEDVRAKSPDVRHLLDSTSSFYEYYGPIPGALCNTSITWLILRKPSSVSREQLARLEELLEQPHTTPTDKAVVPSPLFLRINSPHLATEFKSVLELAKSKPHVAMPPIRRSESAPQLLLSEENSGCSLNSHPLLLTMPLLAMAGRRG is encoded by the exons ATGGGTGTTACTGCAAAGGACAAGCGATGGGACTCTAGTAGACCAGAAGTGAAGGCTGACATGTCAGGAATGG TCTTACTGCTCTGGGGCAACTTCCTCCACTTCAAAGGTGGTAGTGTGGCGGCAGCTGGCAACTGCAACGCACGGTTGAAGCGAGAGGAAGCTGAGAAGAGTTGGGACAGCGGTACTGAGCGGGCCGGGCCCAGTGGTCACGTTAAGGTGTGGCTCCTGAAGACACGGGCAGTACATACTACCGGAGGTTGGCCCAGTGAAAAAGACAATCGCTGCCTCCAGGAGAGCGACACTTCAGTAGCTGGCATCATGGGCGTCCCCAGCAGGAGTAGGAAGATGACTCTGGTGGAGGCGCTGCTTCTCCTGATTGTACTTGTCAG agGGGTGGCTGAAGCAGTGTGGTCGTACGAGCACCCGGAGACTTGGGAGGACCGGTGTCAAGGAGTTACACAGTCACCGCTCAACTTCACCGATGTCTTTCCTATCTCCCCACCACCCTTCGTGTTCGAGAACTATGGG cttgTTAACATTTCACTGGAGAACAACGGCCACGCCCTCAATGTAAAGCTAGATCCGCCGCCCATCCATCGGCCGCGAGTGTCAGGCGGGGGGCTGAAGGGAAAGTACGTGTTGGATGCCTTCCATTTCCACTGGGGAAAGCGGCATGACCTGGGGTCAGAACACCTACTGATGGGATGCGCCTTCTCTGGGGAGATGCATTTCGTCCATTACAAGGAGGA GTACGGCACGGTGCAAGAGGCTCTCAATCACCCCGACGGACTGGCAGTGCTCGGAGTCTGGCTGAGGGAATCCTGGAGTGATCCTGAATCTATCTCCGACCTGCTGGCGGCGCG TGCCGACAAGCATCTTGGCGGGGCTGTGAGTTGGCGCGGCGAGGAGCCTTACCGCTACTCTGTGGAGGAGCACGCCGCTGCCGCCTACTACTGGCTCACCAACCTGTCGCCCTCCTCCGCCACAGTGCAGGACGCTCATGTGCACGTACATCTCCGCCAGCTCCTGCCATTCGATGACTCCATTTTCTACAG ATACGAAGGATCGCTGACCACGCCGCCGTGTACAGAGAACGTGATGTGGACAGTGTTCCAGGAGTCGGTGGTGCTTCCCCGCCCCCTCCTGCAGGGCCTGAGAAAGCTCACTACGCCTATCCCGCCCGAGGAGATCGAGCACAACCTTGCTGATCACGATATTGCTCACAGCCTGTCCAACAACTTCCGGCCCACGCAGCCGCTAGGGAACAGGACTTTATACTTcag CGGGACCGAGGCGGAGCGGGCCACCACGTGCTCCATCCCACAGCGGAGTCGCACTACTTGTCTGGATTTTCCGGATGTGGTGATATCGGAGGCaggtgtggaagaggaggtgtgtCACCGCACCCCGCTGGATCTCCATCTGAGCGACGCGGAAGTGATAGTCTCGCCGACACTTTCCTGGAAGCGCCTGGGCACCTGCCGCACCGTCAGTGTTGTTAACGACGGGCGGATCGTCAGG GTGAGATACTCAACAAGAGCACCTCAGTGGCAGCTGACGGGCGGCAACCTGACAGTGACGTATTACCTCGGAGAGATGGTGCTGCGTCTCGGTTCCAAGCACCTTCTGGGCGGCCTCAGCTTCCCCTTGGAGGCGCAGCTGATCCACTACAACTCGAAGTACAGTAACCTGCAAGAGGCGTTGAGCCATCCCGACGGAGTGGTTGTGGTAGTCAAGTTCTTCCAA GAGCCAGTATCTTCTTGGGATGGTTCGTGGTCAAAGCACCTCTTCAGCGGCCACAACAAAATCCTTCACAATATTTTCGAAGCATTG gaggtggaagaggagggagaggacgtTCGAGCAAAGTCTCCCGATGTAAGACATCTTTTGGATTCCACGTCATCGTTCTACGAGTATTACGGTCCAATCCCAGGCGCCCTGTGCAATACTTCCATCACCTGGCTCATCCTTCGCAAG CCCAGCAGCGTGTCTCGGGAGCAGCTGGCGAGGCTGGAGGAATTGCTGGAGCAGCCTCACACCACACCCACCGACAAAGCCGTGgtgccctctcctctcttccttag GATCAACAGTCCTCATTTGGCTACAGAGTTCAAATCAGTCCTGGAATTAGCAAAATCGAAACCGCACGTCGCCATGCCTCCCATCCGCAGATCGGAATCTGCCCCCCAATTATTACTGTCTGAGGAAAATAGCGGCTGCTCATTGAACTCGCATCCGCTTCTGCTAACCATGCCGCTCCTGGCGATGGCCGGGCGCCGCGGATGA